In one Hypanus sabinus isolate sHypSab1 chromosome 11, sHypSab1.hap1, whole genome shotgun sequence genomic region, the following are encoded:
- the btf3l4 gene encoding transcription factor BTF3 homolog 4, protein MNQEKLAKLQAQVRIGGKGTARRKKKVVHRTATADDKKLQSSLKKLAVNNIAGIEEVNMIKDDGQVIHFNNPKVQASLSANTFAITGHAETKQITEMLPGILSQLGADSLTSLRKLAEQLPRQVLDNKTPKAEDIDEDDDDVPDLVENFDEASKNEAN, encoded by the exons ATGAATCAGGAAAAATTAGCAAAACTACAGGCTCAGGTCCGGATAGGAGGAAAG GGCACAGCTCGCAGGAAGAAGAAGGTAGTGCATAGAACAGCTACAGCTGATGACAAGAAATTGCAAAGTTCACTGAAGAAACTAGCAGTTAATAATATTGCTGGCATTGAGGAG GTGAACATGATAAAAGATGACGGTCAGGTTATTCATTTCAATAATCCCAAAGTGCAAGCCTCATTATCTGCCAATACATTTGCAATTACTGGTCACGCTGAGACAAAACAGATAACAGAAATGCTTCCAGGCATTCTCAGCCAGCTTGGAGCTGACAGTCTAACAAGTCTTAGAAAATTAGCTGAGCAGTTGCCGCGGCAAG ttCTGGATAACAAAACGCCCAAAGCTGAAGATATTGACGAAGATGATGACGATGTCCCAG